GGCCGAATTCACTGCCTGCCTGGCCGGTGAGGCAATGCCGGCGCAGGCGCTGGCTGGTTAGGCAGTCCACTGGACCGCTGCCGGTTTGCCTGGAACCGGTCTCAGGAAGCCTGATTCAATCGGCCGATGGCATTCGGCCCGGGGGCGGGCCTCCCACACGAGGGCAATGCCTTGTGGGAGCGGCGGCCCCGCCGCGAATGGCCGGGGCTGCGATTGCGCACGAGACATGGCGCGCCAGGCGCACAGCCCGCCACTGGCAGCCTGCTGCAGCAGCGCCCCGTAACGCCGGCGGATCAGCGCGTCGAGGGCCGGGTCACTGGCCCACCATCTGGTTGGGCTCGGAAAAGCGTGGTTTTCCGACGATCGCCAGCAGACGCGTGCGGCGGCCAAGCGACTGTGCCAAAGCCGACGCAGGAATGTGGCACCCACTCGTACGTCGTCAGTCCGACAGGTAGTACTCGACCGTCGACACCACCCGCACCTTCTTGATGTGCGGGTTGTTCTTGTCCCGCGGCTCGATGCTGAACTGACCCTGGGAGGCGCTCTTGATCTTGCCCAGTGTGCTGTGCGAGTCGGCGGCGAACTTCTGTGCCACCTGTCGGGCATTGTCGGTGGCTTCTTCGATCATCTCCGGCTTTACCGCGTTCAGCCGGGTGAACAGGTAATCGGTCTGTGACTCGTAGTCGCCGCCGGTAAAGGCGATGCCCTGCTTGCCGAGCTCGGACAGCGCGCCCATGATCGAGCGCACCGCGTCGATGTTTTCCGAGTACACGGTGACGGTCTGCTGGGCCGTGTAGCGAAACTCCGGTCTGGCATTGTTGCCGTACTGCTGGGCCGACTTGTCGGTCACGGCAGGGGCGGACGCGGTGATTTCACCCTCGGCGATGCCGTGTTCCACCAGAAACGTTCTGACCCGGGCCGTGTTGTCCTCGGTCACGGCGTACAGGGCCTGCAGATCGTTGCCGGCGGCGGTGAACTGTATCGGCCAGATCACGACATCGGCCGGATATTCCCGCTCCGACAGTCCCTTCACCGTCACGCTGCGTTCGTACTGTTTCACCCGGATGGCCGATGTCCCGAGCAGGTAGCCCAGGGAACTCAGGCCGAGAAAGATGAACACGCCCAGCAGCAGGGCGCCGAGTCTGTCGTTGCGCAGCATGGTGTTGCCCATCACAGTGTCGTGTGCTCCGGACACGGGAGTCAGCAGCGTAACCCAAGGTCCATGTCAGTCTGCATGACACCGGGTCGGGTCTCGCCGGACCGGTCGTGGCGTGACACCGAAACCGGCTTGCGCATTCGGTGCTTCCGCCGGAGTGATGCCCCGGCACGCGCCGCGCGGCAGCATTCGCCGGGGACAGGCGCATCCATGCCGCGGTTCACACCGCGGACGGACCCTCGCCGCGTGCCGCCGCCAGCAGGTGGGGGATGCGGTCATTGCCCCAGAACAGACGCCCGTCGAGCGCGAAGGTGGGCATGCTGAGCACGCCGCCGGCTAGCTAGCGCCGCGAGCAGCCGTCCGGCGCGGCGCTGGCGAAGCGCACGCCGAGCTGCCGTTCGAGTTCCGCCGCGTCGAAGCCGACCGTGCGCCAGCCAGCCACCTCGATCAGCGGCCGGCGTATCAGCAGTGGCTCGGCCAGCAGCAGGGCGAGCGCCGTGGCCGCGTCCAGCGTCTGCGGCCGGACGGCGCCGGATTTGACCCGCGGCGCGGCCGGGTTGAGCCACTGCGCCACCGGCCGGTCGCCGAAGAAAGCCCGCAGACGCTCGGCCGTCCACGGCTCGCTCAGCAGGTCGTGGGCAAGCACCCGGCAGCCGGCGGCTTCGAGCAGGCGCCGCTGGCGGGTGTTGTTGGCACAGCCCGGCTTTTCGTAGAAGTTCACGAGCATCCGATTGTGTCCTGAAGGCGCTCACGGGCGATCCTCAGCAGGCCCTGCACCTGCGCCTCGATGGCGGTTCTGACCGGTGTTTCAAGGCGCCCCAGCCAGCGGCGCGGGATGGCCCCGACGCCGTAGGTGGCGCCGGCCAGCATGCCGGCCAGCGCGCCGGTGGTATCGGCATCCTCGCCGCGGTTGACCACGTCGATCAGGCAGCGCTCGAAGCTGTCGGTGCGAAAGTAGCCGTGCAGTACCGTTTGTACGGTTTCCACCACCAGGGTGCTGGCGCGGCCGGGGTAGGGCCGGAAGTTGAACTGCCCCCAGGCGGCGATCAGGCGGTTGGCTTCGGCCCGGCAGGCCTTGTGGCCGCCGCCCAGCAGCAGCGCCTGCAGCATGCGCCCCAGCGCCAGCGCTGCGGCGTCGGACAGCGGGTGGTTGTGCGTGAGGTGGCACTGGGCGAGGGTCCAGTGTTCGAGCGCGGCGTGGTCGCCCAGGCTGGCCAGCGCCAGCGGCAGGTTGCGCACGGCGGCGCCGTTGCCAGGATCGCCGGCACTGGGCGGCGCGCTCAGGCTGCGGTCGCCAAGATAGCGCCGCAGACCGCGCCGGCACGTGTGGTCGACATCCACCGGCGTGCCGACCAGCCAGGCGGCCAGCGCCTCGGCCGCTGCGCGTGGCTCGAAGCCCCCGCCGTCGATGACGCTGGCGCCCAGCGCCAGGCACATCTCGGTGTCGTCGGTCACCTGGCCGGGGCGCAGCTTCAGCCAGCCGCCGCCGCGCAGGTTGTGATGCACGCCGTAGCTGGCGGCAATCTCGGCCACGCTCATGAACTCCACGGTGGCGCCCAGCGCATCCCCGACCGCGAAGCCAAGGTAGGCACCCAGCGCCCGGCGCTCGATGTCCGCCCAGTCGAACGATTCAGCCACCGGCGATCCATGGCCGATGTCCGACAGTCGTGCAACGTGGCGCGCCCTGTGCGAGCGGGCCGGGCGCCATTGCGCTGGTCTTCGCCGTGCCGGCGAGGCCCGCCGCGGCTGCGCGGCAGGCGCCCGTCAACGCACGGCAACCGGAATATGCAGTTCCGTGCGTCGGCCGAGCTGGCGGTCCACCGCCCGGCGCACGGTTTCCACCGTCAGCGGTTTCCACAGCACCCCGTCCGCGCCGGCGCTGGTCGCCCACTCGGCGGCCGTGCCCGCGTCGCGGTCGGCCACCGCCAGCAGCCGGGCACCGCCGCATTCGGTCTTGAGGGCGCTCGGCGCACCGTGCGCGGCCAGCAGGGCCACGCCGACCAGCAACAGGTCTGGCGTCAGGGGCGAAGTGGCCAGTGCGGCCAGGTCGCTCAGCAGGTGGGTCTCGTTCTCGTCCTGCAGCATGAATTGCAGGACTGTGGCGGTGATGTCGTCGTCGTCCACCACGAACACGCGCCGGTTCTCCACCGCGCGGGCTGCGTCTACTCCGATTTGCATGGCTTGCCTCCGCAAGGCTGTCTGTGCGGGAGCTCCAAGCAAGATTCGAACCGCTTTCAGGTTGTGCACGGGCAGCGCGCCGGATGCGTGGGATGCAACCGCAAGGGGAAGTGCTGACATAAATCCATCTTGGATTTCTCAGCGCCCGCCATCGCGGGAAAACCTTGTAGGAGCGCAGCTTCGCTGCGCGATGATCGCCCGGCATAGCCGGGCTCCTACAGTTTTCCGATCGCTCACAAAATCAGCAGCTTGCAGCCGCTGCTTTTGGCAGCGCATCCCTACACTGCGGAAACGCTGAGCGTCTCCCAAGGCGTCTTGCTGCCCGGGCGCCCCATGCCTGATTCGGCGCCGGCATTTTGCGCATGAGCCAGGCCGAGGCAGACAGGGGAGGGCGCAGCGAGGTGTTTAGTTTGTCCGGCGGCGGGCTGGCTTTGCGGTCTGCGGCCGCGCCGATCGCTGTTGTGTTTGTCACACAGCCCACCGCTGTGTCGCCTTTCGAACAGCCCGTCCGGCCGTGATTGATTCAAAAAAATAATATTTGATTCAATTGGTTAATTGAATCAATCGAGCTTGGCACAGCGGTTGCGTTAAGACCGCCGAGGGACCAGTTTGGGCGGAAGGCGCGGTCGCAGAATAAGACCACAGGGCGTCACCCTGCCGACCGGATGGGCCCGTGCCAAGGCAAGCGCACTTCGCGTTTGTCGAGTGTTGGTCACCATCTCTAGGAGCAAGAACCATGTCTGATCTGCGGCAAATCGCCTTTTACGGCAAAGGTGGCATCGGCAAGTCCACCACCTCCCAAAACACTCTGGCGGCCCTGGCCGACCTGGGCGAGAAAATTCTCATCGTCGGCTGCGATCCGAAAGCCGACTCCACCCGCCTGATCCTGCACGCCAAGGCGCAGGACACCATTCTGTCCCTGGCCGCGGCCGCCGGCAGCGTGGAGGATCTGGAACTCGATCAGGTGATGAAAACCGGCTACAAGGGCA
This Immundisolibacter cernigliae DNA region includes the following protein-coding sequences:
- a CDS encoding ArsC/Spx/MgsR family protein, with the translated sequence MLVNFYEKPGCANNTRQRRLLEAAGCRVLAHDLLSEPWTAERLRAFFGDRPVAQWLNPAAPRVKSGAVRPQTLDAATALALLLAEPLLIRRPLIEVAGWRTVGFDAAELERQLGVRFASAAPDGCSRR
- a CDS encoding SIMPL domain-containing protein produces the protein MLRNDRLGALLLGVFIFLGLSSLGYLLGTSAIRVKQYERSVTVKGLSEREYPADVVIWPIQFTAAGNDLQALYAVTEDNTARVRTFLVEHGIAEGEITASAPAVTDKSAQQYGNNARPEFRYTAQQTVTVYSENIDAVRSIMGALSELGKQGIAFTGGDYESQTDYLFTRLNAVKPEMIEEATDNARQVAQKFAADSHSTLGKIKSASQGQFSIEPRDKNNPHIKKVRVVSTVEYYLSD
- the draG gene encoding ADP-ribosyl-[dinitrogen reductase] hydrolase codes for the protein MAESFDWADIERRALGAYLGFAVGDALGATVEFMSVAEIAASYGVHHNLRGGGWLKLRPGQVTDDTEMCLALGASVIDGGGFEPRAAAEALAAWLVGTPVDVDHTCRRGLRRYLGDRSLSAPPSAGDPGNGAAVRNLPLALASLGDHAALEHWTLAQCHLTHNHPLSDAAALALGRMLQALLLGGGHKACRAEANRLIAAWGQFNFRPYPGRASTLVVETVQTVLHGYFRTDSFERCLIDVVNRGEDADTTGALAGMLAGATYGVGAIPRRWLGRLETPVRTAIEAQVQGLLRIARERLQDTIGCS